In the Leptotrichia sp. oral taxon 212 genome, one interval contains:
- a CDS encoding acyl-CoA dehydrogenase family protein — MKDYYRWAKEFSDKHIAPHADEIDREGKFPKEIFDKIAEEGFFKILVPKEFGGEGAGIKEHAQVTQAFAEGTATAGLCYTMSNVALKFTLTFGRDEIKRQVVKDIMENNKFMSLARSEFGTGVHVFNSQMQVENHEDYSIMNGAKSMITSANHASYYLISVPADEKRGPVNWLVPYGTEGLEFSESDWNGLGMRGNNSCPMHMKNMKLDNKYAIYIDRQKANQKYPVNIDVIFFMAGLAAVYTGLGKTIYEAAKAHALSRKYPGDKTLANIETVLLHISHLFNNSFVAESALNAATEAMANEEPDAFEKIMTARVTASLNCVDSANLGMRIGGGAAYNSKGPLSRLMRDALAAPVMFPSVDVLRNWVGKIITGQNLM; from the coding sequence ATGAAAGATTATTACAGATGGGCGAAGGAATTTTCAGATAAACACATAGCTCCTCATGCTGACGAAATTGACAGGGAAGGAAAATTTCCTAAGGAAATTTTTGACAAAATTGCAGAGGAAGGATTCTTTAAAATTCTTGTTCCAAAAGAATTTGGCGGAGAAGGGGCAGGAATAAAAGAACATGCCCAAGTAACGCAGGCATTTGCTGAAGGAACTGCAACTGCAGGACTTTGCTATACAATGAGCAATGTTGCATTAAAATTTACATTAACTTTTGGTCGTGATGAAATAAAGAGGCAGGTTGTAAAGGACATAATGGAAAATAATAAGTTCATGTCGCTTGCAAGAAGTGAATTTGGTACAGGGGTGCATGTATTCAACTCTCAGATGCAGGTTGAAAATCATGAAGATTACAGTATTATGAATGGAGCAAAAAGTATGATTACTTCTGCTAACCATGCTTCATATTACCTGATTTCAGTTCCAGCTGATGAAAAAAGAGGGCCTGTAAACTGGCTTGTACCGTATGGAACAGAGGGGCTTGAATTTAGTGAAAGTGACTGGAATGGACTGGGAATGAGAGGAAACAACTCATGCCCTATGCACATGAAAAATATGAAACTGGACAATAAGTATGCTATTTACATAGATAGACAAAAAGCTAACCAAAAATATCCTGTAAATATAGATGTTATATTCTTTATGGCAGGACTGGCGGCAGTTTATACAGGATTAGGAAAAACTATATATGAAGCTGCAAAAGCTCATGCTTTAAGCAGAAAATACCCTGGAGATAAGACATTGGCAAACATTGAAACTGTACTGCTTCATATATCACATCTGTTTAATAATTCATTTGTGGCGGAAAGTGCTCTTAATGCCGCAACAGAAGCTATGGCAAACGAAGAACCTGATGCATTTGAAAAAATAATGACTGCAAGGGTAACAGCTTCATTGAACTGTGTTGATTCAGCTAACCTTGGAATGAGAATAGGTGGAGGAGCTGCATATAACAGCAAAGGACCTTTATCAAGACTGATGCGTGATGCATTGGCTGCACCTGTAATGTTCCCAAGCGTAGATGTACTACGTAACTGGGTTGGAAAAATTATTACTGGTCAAAACTTAATGTAG
- a CDS encoding ABC transporter ATP-binding protein: MLEIKNLTVKYEKTVLENVNLKLDKKIYGLMGTTGSGKTTFIKAILGLIKYEGEILLDGKQLDTRKGFQIVFQNPFNSFDSKRNVGFSISEIIRLNSSNYTLEELVEKVEINPGFMDKYPSELSGGELQRLSIARALAGNPQVFILDEPTSALDVENQKKILDILKSLKNITVIFISHDMNVLNYISDEILILNPEKKNIEYQKI; this comes from the coding sequence ATGCTGGAAATAAAAAATTTGACAGTAAAATATGAAAAAACGGTGCTGGAAAATGTGAATTTAAAATTAGATAAAAAAATATATGGACTGATGGGGACAACAGGTTCAGGAAAAACGACTTTTATAAAGGCAATTTTGGGATTGATAAAATATGAAGGTGAAATTCTACTGGATGGAAAACAACTTGATACAAGAAAAGGATTTCAGATAGTTTTTCAAAATCCTTTTAATTCTTTTGACTCTAAGAGGAATGTAGGATTTTCAATATCTGAAATTATAAGACTGAATTCTAGTAATTATACATTGGAGGAACTCGTTGAAAAAGTTGAAATAAATCCTGGATTTATGGATAAATATCCTTCGGAACTGTCAGGGGGAGAATTGCAGAGGCTTTCAATAGCAAGAGCTCTGGCCGGAAATCCTCAAGTATTTATTCTTGACGAGCCAACATCGGCTCTGGATGTGGAAAATCAAAAGAAAATTTTAGATATTTTAAAGTCTCTTAAAAATATTACAGTTATATTTATAAGTCATGATATGAATGTATTAAACTACATTTCTGATGAGATTTTAATATTAAATCCGGAGAAGAAAAATATAGAATATCAAAAAATATAG
- a CDS encoding ABC transporter ATP-binding protein, with protein sequence MLEVNNLRITVNSKVLVDNISFKLDENKTLGIIGQSGSGKTLTVLSIMGLLDRKVYKISGNIKFLNKEILGLNEKGTALIRLSDIAMVYQNPFNTFSPVEKINKQLDRIYRIKKLKRDDIKIKKLLEKVSLNESYLKKYPHEMSGGELQRMVIVTALLLKPEIIIFDEPTTSLDINTGRSIIKLLKKLKKEERFSIIFISHDLDMIEDVSDELIVMKNGKIVEKGKALEVINNPKDEYSRKLLKFFKLGD encoded by the coding sequence ATGCTGGAAGTAAATAATTTGAGGATAACTGTAAACAGCAAAGTTCTAGTTGATAATATAAGTTTTAAACTTGATGAAAATAAAACTCTCGGGATAATTGGACAATCGGGGTCAGGGAAAACTCTTACTGTACTTTCTATAATGGGACTTCTCGATAGAAAAGTATATAAAATTTCTGGAAATATAAAATTCCTGAATAAAGAAATTTTAGGACTTAATGAAAAGGGAACTGCATTAATAAGACTTTCAGATATAGCAATGGTTTATCAGAATCCTTTTAATACATTTTCTCCGGTGGAGAAGATAAATAAGCAGCTAGATAGAATTTACAGAATAAAAAAACTTAAAAGAGATGATATAAAAATAAAGAAACTGCTGGAAAAAGTTTCTTTGAATGAAAGTTATCTTAAGAAATATCCACATGAAATGTCAGGTGGAGAGCTCCAGAGAATGGTTATTGTTACGGCTCTTCTGCTGAAACCTGAAATCATAATCTTTGATGAGCCTACAACATCCCTTGATATTAATACAGGGAGAAGTATAATTAAACTTCTGAAAAAACTTAAAAAAGAAGAGAGATTTTCAATAATATTTATATCTCATGATTTAGATATGATAGAGGATGTATCGGATGAACTGATAGTAATGAAAAATGGAAAAATAGTTGAAAAAGGCAAAGCCTTAGAAGTTATAAATAATCCAAAAGATGAATATAGCAGAAAACTACTGAAATTTTTTAAATTAGGAGATTAA